The following are encoded together in the Bradyrhizobium algeriense genome:
- a CDS encoding TerC family protein, protein MMELLTSPEAWAALLTLTALEIVLGIDNVIFISVIVSRIPPAQAKRARQIGLLLALVFRIILLSVLVWLIGLTEPVVTVRNVEFSWRDIILIGGGAFLIAKATHEIHGEVEAGDAEPDGEPKASAFFWVIVQIIVIDMVFSLDSIITAIGMAQDLEIMIAAVVIACIVMYVSSGPVARFVANHPTTKMLALAFLVLIGVALVADGFQFHIPRGYIYFAMLFAAAVELFNVLARRNRRKAAR, encoded by the coding sequence ATGATGGAATTATTGACGAGCCCGGAAGCCTGGGCGGCGCTGTTGACCTTGACGGCGCTGGAAATCGTGCTCGGCATCGATAACGTCATTTTCATTTCGGTGATCGTGTCGCGCATTCCTCCCGCGCAGGCCAAACGCGCACGCCAGATCGGTCTGCTTCTTGCGCTGGTGTTTCGCATCATACTGCTCAGCGTGCTGGTGTGGCTGATCGGCCTGACGGAGCCCGTCGTCACCGTGAGAAACGTCGAGTTTTCGTGGCGCGACATCATCCTGATAGGCGGCGGGGCGTTCCTGATTGCCAAGGCGACGCATGAAATACATGGCGAGGTCGAGGCCGGCGACGCCGAACCTGATGGCGAACCAAAGGCCAGCGCATTTTTCTGGGTGATCGTTCAGATCATCGTCATCGACATGGTGTTTTCGCTGGACTCGATTATCACCGCGATCGGCATGGCGCAGGATCTCGAAATCATGATCGCGGCCGTCGTGATCGCGTGCATCGTCATGTACGTCTCGTCGGGCCCGGTGGCGCGGTTTGTGGCAAATCATCCGACCACAAAAATGCTGGCGCTGGCGTTCCTGGTGCTGATTGGCGTGGCGCTGGTCGCGGACGGTTTCCAATTCCATATCCCGCGCGGCTACATCTATTTTGCCATGTTGTTCGCGGCCGCCGTAGAACTGTTCAATGTGCTCGCCAGGCGCAATCGCAGGAAGGCCGCCCGGTAG
- the pcsA gene encoding phosphatidylcholine synthase — translation MDQTTEPDSAPTTSRMRTAAFAVHLFTAMGAGIALLAMLEAVREHWANMFGWLGVALVIDAIDGPLARKLEVVRLQPNWSGEVLDLVVDYVTYVFVPAYAITASGMLLPVAAPILGIGIMVSGALYFADKRMKASDNHFRGFPALWNVAAFYLFLLHLPPALSSLGIAVLIALTFAPFHVLHPIRVVRLRWLTLWLMAVGAVLAVYTLFRDFDVGAPVVAGLCAIAAYVIGSDAVIRQIKSFKA, via the coding sequence ATGGACCAGACAACCGAGCCAGATTCCGCACCCACGACCAGCCGAATGCGGACCGCAGCATTCGCCGTGCATCTCTTCACGGCAATGGGCGCGGGCATCGCGTTGCTGGCGATGCTGGAGGCCGTGCGCGAACACTGGGCCAACATGTTCGGCTGGCTTGGCGTCGCCTTGGTCATCGATGCGATCGATGGCCCGCTGGCGCGAAAACTGGAGGTCGTTCGGTTACAGCCGAACTGGTCGGGCGAGGTGCTCGATCTCGTCGTCGATTACGTGACCTACGTCTTCGTGCCCGCCTATGCCATCACCGCGAGCGGGATGCTGCTGCCGGTGGCGGCGCCAATTCTCGGCATCGGCATTATGGTGTCGGGTGCGCTTTATTTTGCGGACAAGCGCATGAAGGCGTCAGACAATCATTTCCGCGGCTTTCCCGCGCTATGGAACGTCGCGGCGTTTTATTTGTTCTTGTTGCACTTGCCGCCTGCGCTTTCCAGCCTCGGCATCGCAGTCCTGATCGCGCTGACATTCGCGCCGTTTCATGTATTGCATCCGATCCGGGTGGTGCGTCTGCGCTGGCTGACCCTGTGGCTGATGGCCGTCGGAGCCGTGCTGGCGGTCTATACGCTCTTCCGCGATTTCGACGTGGGCGCTCCCGTCGTCGCCGGGCTTTGCGCCATCGCGGCTTACGTAATAGGAAGTGACGCCGTGATCCGGCAAATCAAGTCGTTCAAGGCATGA
- a CDS encoding UbiH/UbiF family hydroxylase — protein MNDASQVYDAAVIGGGPAGLTAAIALAATGAKVALLARRVPYADNRTTALLGASTDLLERLEVWPRCRDKAAALRTMRLVDDTGRLIRAPEVRFTSDEIGLEQFGYNIDNRSLMVALEERAAGLSNLTRFDDEAATIDPQDAVVTIHTGKGEQLTARLVIGADGRQSPSREAAGIGISRRDLHQSALTFNITHSRPHNGISTEFHTAQGPCVFVPLPGNRCSVVWVSATREAERLMSLSDDELSEAAETQSHSILGRVQVEAGRNIFPLTIERPDQFASHRVALVGESAHVVPPIGAQGLNMGLRDAADIADIAGSAISLGEDPGSPAVLARYQSARRADVASRLIAIDVANRSLLSDFLPMQSLRAVGMHLLGSFGPLRRLAMREGLAPTWKRVS, from the coding sequence ATGAACGATGCATCGCAAGTTTATGACGCCGCCGTGATCGGCGGCGGCCCGGCGGGATTGACCGCGGCCATCGCGCTGGCCGCGACCGGCGCGAAGGTCGCGCTGCTCGCCCGCCGCGTCCCCTATGCCGACAACCGCACCACGGCGCTGCTCGGGGCTTCCACCGACCTACTCGAACGTCTGGAGGTCTGGCCCCGCTGCCGCGACAAGGCCGCCGCCTTGCGGACCATGCGCCTCGTCGACGACACCGGCCGGCTGATCCGCGCGCCCGAGGTGCGCTTCACCTCGGACGAGATCGGTCTCGAACAGTTCGGCTACAACATCGACAACCGCTCGCTGATGGTCGCCCTCGAAGAGCGCGCCGCCGGGCTTTCGAACCTGACCCGATTTGACGATGAGGCGGCAACGATCGATCCGCAGGACGCGGTCGTCACCATCCATACCGGCAAGGGCGAGCAACTCACCGCGCGGCTGGTGATCGGCGCCGACGGGCGGCAATCGCCTTCCCGCGAGGCGGCCGGAATCGGGATCAGCCGCCGCGACCTGCATCAGTCGGCGCTGACCTTCAACATCACCCATTCGCGGCCGCACAACGGCATCTCCACCGAATTTCACACCGCGCAAGGTCCGTGCGTATTCGTGCCCCTGCCCGGCAACCGCTGCAGCGTGGTGTGGGTCTCGGCGACCAGGGAAGCCGAGCGGCTGATGTCGCTCAGCGACGACGAATTGTCGGAGGCCGCGGAAACGCAGTCGCACTCCATTCTCGGCCGCGTCCAGGTTGAAGCCGGCCGCAACATCTTTCCGCTGACGATCGAGCGTCCCGACCAATTCGCCAGCCATCGCGTCGCGCTGGTCGGCGAATCCGCCCATGTGGTGCCGCCGATCGGCGCGCAGGGCCTCAACATGGGATTGCGCGATGCGGCCGATATCGCCGACATCGCAGGCAGCGCGATCTCGCTCGGGGAAGATCCGGGATCGCCGGCGGTGCTGGCGCGGTATCAGTCCGCCCGCCGCGCCGACGTCGCAAGCCGGCTGATTGCCATCGATGTCGCCAATCGCTCACTGCTCAGCGACTTCCTGCCCATGCAATCGCTGCGCGCGGTGGGCATGCACCTTCTTGGCTCATTTGGCCCGCTGCGGCGGCTCGCGATGCGCGAGGGGCTGGCGCCGACCTGGAAGCGCGTCAGCTAG